A region from the Sulfitobacter sp. D7 genome encodes:
- a CDS encoding DNA recombination protein RmuC, with the protein MMELGGTTLNLSDPVTLAALAGAGLLLLIVILLIMAVRAAGRSARVAAPLAQQMRVLGGHVQQLGQGQEQLRGGLQMVSDTQSNTQAQMMQSMEARLAYVQQQMQDRLADNAARSARSLAEMQQRMTETLHGSSKRTTTSLAQLQERLASIDKAQDNITKLSGDVLSLQDILSNKQTRGSFGEIQLRDIVSKALPSDSYSLQATLSNGKRPDCLIHLPNPPGPIVIDSKFPLEAYEALRRAKTEAETRAAAQQMKVAVRVHLNAIADKYILEGETAEGALMFLPSEAVYAELHANFPELVREGFEKRVWIVSPTTCMATLNTMRAILKDARMREQAGAIRKELGNLNKDVERLAMRVGNLDRHFSQARRDVEEIKVSSEKAAKRAGRLHNFDFEELAEDKTEAIVPLRTPEGNG; encoded by the coding sequence TTGATGGAGCTTGGCGGCACGACGTTGAACCTGTCTGACCCTGTGACGCTGGCCGCCCTTGCCGGGGCCGGGCTGCTGTTGCTCATCGTTATCTTGCTGATTATGGCGGTGCGCGCCGCTGGCCGCTCGGCCCGTGTGGCCGCCCCCTTGGCGCAGCAGATGCGCGTGCTTGGGGGGCATGTGCAGCAGTTGGGGCAGGGGCAGGAGCAGCTGCGCGGCGGGTTGCAGATGGTCTCGGACACACAAAGCAATACCCAAGCGCAAATGATGCAGAGCATGGAGGCGCGGCTCGCCTACGTGCAGCAGCAGATGCAGGACCGGCTGGCCGACAACGCCGCCCGCTCGGCCCGGTCCTTGGCCGAGATGCAGCAGCGCATGACCGAGACGCTGCACGGCTCGTCGAAACGCACCACCACCAGTCTTGCGCAGTTGCAGGAGCGTCTGGCCTCAATCGATAAGGCGCAGGATAATATCACGAAACTATCGGGCGACGTGCTATCGCTCCAAGACATCCTCAGCAACAAACAAACGCGCGGATCCTTTGGTGAAATCCAACTGCGCGATATCGTGTCGAAAGCCCTGCCGAGCGACAGCTATTCTTTGCAAGCCACTCTCAGCAACGGCAAGCGGCCCGATTGCCTGATCCATCTGCCCAACCCACCCGGCCCGATCGTGATCGACAGTAAATTCCCGTTGGAGGCCTATGAGGCCCTGCGCCGCGCCAAGACCGAAGCCGAGACCCGCGCCGCCGCCCAGCAGATGAAGGTCGCCGTGCGGGTGCATCTGAATGCGATTGCCGACAAGTATATTCTGGAGGGTGAGACCGCCGAAGGCGCGTTGATGTTCCTGCCCTCCGAAGCCGTCTATGCCGAATTGCACGCCAACTTTCCCGAACTCGTCCGCGAGGGGTTTGAAAAGCGCGTCTGGATCGTCAGCCCGACGACCTGCATGGCCACGCTCAACACCATGCGCGCGATCTTGAAGGATGCGCGGATGCGCGAACAGGCAGGCGCGATTCGCAAAGAGTTGGGCAATCTGAACAAGGATGTCGAACGGCTGGCGATGCGTGTCGGCAACCTTGATCGGCATTTCAGCCAAGCGCGGCGCGATGTCGAAGAGATCAAAGTCAGCAGCGAAAAAGCCGCCAAACGCGCGGGCCGCTTGCATAATTTCGACTTCGAAGAACTGGCAGAAGACAAAACCGAGGCTATTGTTCCCCTAAGGACACCCGAAGGGAACGGCTGA
- a CDS encoding pyridoxal-phosphate dependent enzyme: protein MNDVDITGMTLEAMQTRAAALRSDIVKTPVVPLSSPMVDDVLGGAQVALKLECFQHTGTFKARGALSVARQLDDDTRGRGITAASAGNHAIAAGWAAAKLGISAKVVMQDNANPFRVALARATGAEVVMKPAGQQTFAEAERLVREEGRFFIHPFEGLHTSLGTAGVGLELMAQAADLDAVVVSVGGGGLISGVAAAVKAINPACRVYGVEPIGADSMSRSLASGAPVTIPEVNTIADSLGPPMALPFGHALCAVYVDDVVTVSDDAICAGMVVLQQAAKLAVEPAAGAAMAGALGPLRAQLAGRRVGVIVCGANIDTETYLGQLSRGQAALESLLS from the coding sequence ATGAACGACGTGGACATTACCGGGATGACGCTGGAGGCGATGCAGACGCGGGCCGCCGCGTTGCGGAGCGATATCGTGAAAACACCGGTGGTGCCCCTCTCTTCTCCCATGGTCGATGATGTGCTGGGCGGCGCACAGGTTGCGCTCAAGCTGGAGTGTTTTCAGCATACCGGCACCTTCAAGGCCCGCGGCGCGCTTTCGGTGGCGCGACAGTTGGATGATGACACCCGCGGGCGAGGGATCACTGCGGCCAGCGCGGGCAACCATGCCATCGCTGCCGGTTGGGCTGCGGCAAAGCTGGGGATCAGCGCCAAGGTGGTGATGCAGGATAACGCCAACCCCTTTCGCGTCGCCCTTGCCCGTGCCACCGGGGCCGAGGTCGTGATGAAACCTGCCGGGCAACAGACCTTTGCCGAGGCGGAGCGGCTGGTGCGCGAAGAGGGGCGGTTTTTTATCCACCCTTTCGAGGGGCTGCACACGTCGCTCGGCACCGCGGGGGTGGGGCTGGAACTGATGGCGCAGGCGGCGGATTTGGATGCGGTCGTCGTCTCTGTTGGCGGTGGCGGGTTGATCAGCGGTGTGGCCGCCGCGGTCAAGGCGATCAACCCCGCTTGTCGGGTGTACGGCGTGGAGCCGATAGGCGCCGACAGCATGTCGCGAAGCCTCGCCTCTGGCGCGCCCGTGACCATCCCTGAGGTCAATACCATCGCCGACAGCCTTGGCCCGCCGATGGCGCTGCCCTTTGGCCATGCGCTTTGTGCGGTCTATGTCGATGATGTGGTGACGGTCAGCGACGATGCGATCTGCGCCGGGATGGTGGTGCTGCAGCAGGCCGCGAAATTGGCGGTGGAACCTGCCGCCGGGGCTGCGATGGCCGGGGCGCTCGGGCCCCTGCGCGCGCAACTGGCGGGGCGGCGTGTGGGGGTGATCGTCTGTGGGGCCAATATCGACACCGAAACCTATCTGGGCCAGTTGAGCCGCGGACAAGCGGCGCTTGAAAGCCTGCTGTCATAG
- a CDS encoding NAD(P)/FAD-dependent oxidoreductase: protein MPFEALNDSTDPQHPRGRRVAVIGGGISGMGAAHMLAPTDRVTLFEAGAKIGGHARTVMAGKNGDQPVDTGFIVFNYANYPHLAALFAELDVPVVPSNMSFGASIDGGRLEYALTSFNAVFAQKRNMFSPPFLRMLRDIVHFNKNALAVSRDPSMTIAEFLDRLGTGRYFRDFYLSPLSGAIWSTPTEKIMDFPAHAMVNFFENHALLNYSGQHQWYTVKGGSRQYVDRLENALRANGVDLRTDCAVQAVRRTAQGAEVRAWGGEWEAFDEVIFATHSDDTLAMLSDPTKAEKRALGAIRYQPNDIVLHADASIMPKRRSTWASWVYTEDREQKSDRIDLTYWMNSLQPIPQDDLHFVTLNTKRTIREDLIYDQVTLRHPVYDLAALAAQDEVRAFNGSQNTWFCGAWMRHGFHEDGLASAVDVVERMQAARAAPLAAE from the coding sequence ATGCCTTTTGAAGCTCTGAACGACAGCACCGACCCCCAGCATCCGCGCGGCCGGCGCGTCGCCGTGATTGGTGGCGGTATTTCCGGCATGGGGGCGGCGCATATGCTGGCGCCAACGGACCGCGTGACCCTGTTTGAGGCGGGAGCCAAGATCGGCGGCCATGCGCGGACGGTGATGGCCGGAAAGAACGGCGATCAGCCGGTCGATACCGGGTTTATCGTGTTCAACTATGCCAACTATCCGCATCTCGCGGCGCTGTTTGCCGAATTGGACGTGCCGGTGGTGCCGTCGAACATGAGCTTTGGCGCGTCGATTGATGGCGGGCGGCTGGAATATGCGCTGACCAGTTTCAACGCGGTCTTTGCCCAGAAACGCAATATGTTCAGCCCGCCTTTCCTGCGGATGCTGCGCGATATCGTGCATTTCAACAAGAACGCGCTGGCGGTGTCGCGTGACCCGTCGATGACCATCGCAGAGTTTCTCGACCGGCTTGGCACCGGGCGCTATTTCCGCGACTTCTATCTCTCGCCGCTTTCCGGCGCGATCTGGTCCACCCCGACCGAGAAAATCATGGACTTCCCGGCCCATGCCATGGTCAACTTTTTTGAGAACCACGCGCTGCTGAATTATTCCGGCCAGCATCAGTGGTACACGGTGAAGGGCGGCTCGCGGCAGTATGTTGACCGGTTGGAGAATGCTCTGCGCGCCAATGGCGTTGACCTGCGTACCGATTGCGCGGTGCAGGCCGTGCGCCGCACCGCGCAAGGCGCAGAGGTACGCGCATGGGGCGGCGAGTGGGAGGCGTTCGACGAGGTGATTTTTGCGACTCATTCCGATGACACGTTGGCGATGCTTTCCGATCCGACTAAGGCCGAGAAGCGCGCCTTGGGCGCAATCCGCTATCAGCCCAACGACATCGTTTTGCACGCCGATGCCAGCATCATGCCCAAGCGGCGTTCTACTTGGGCGTCATGGGTCTATACCGAGGATCGAGAACAAAAATCAGACCGGATCGACCTGACCTATTGGATGAACTCGCTGCAGCCGATCCCACAGGACGATCTGCATTTCGTGACGCTCAATACCAAACGCACGATCCGCGAAGATCTGATTTATGATCAAGTCACCCTGCGCCATCCGGTCTATGACCTTGCCGCCTTGGCCGCACAGGACGAGGTGCGCGCCTTCAACGGCAGCCAGAATACATGGTTCTGCGGCGCTTGGATGCGGCATGGCTTTCACGAAGACGGGCTGGCCAGCGCGGTGGATGTGGTCGAGCGGATGCAGGCCGCGCGGGCGGCACCCTTGGCGGCGGAGTGA
- a CDS encoding DUF1365 domain-containing protein, with amino-acid sequence MTAGVDHIRGQTFHGRKGAVENRFRYSVDYVICDAEATALKVPALFARNGAGLTSLQDSDHGGAPGQGRGALWVREVLAAHGIVGVARIELVAQPRVLGHVFNPVSFWLCRRADDALIAVIAEVTNTYGDRHSYLCHHADLRPIAPDDRLKAAKLMHVSPFQDVSGGYVFRFDITSERIGIWIDFSDGENGLIATLTGPRAPLTNRGILWSLLRRPFGARRVLALIHWQALKLWLKRAGFRARPEAPNIDVSRDAAHGAGGR; translated from the coding sequence GTGACGGCGGGCGTCGATCATATCCGGGGCCAAACCTTTCATGGCCGCAAAGGTGCGGTAGAGAACCGTTTCCGCTATTCGGTCGACTATGTGATCTGCGATGCCGAAGCCACGGCGCTGAAGGTGCCTGCGCTTTTCGCCCGCAACGGGGCGGGCCTGACCAGCCTGCAAGACAGTGACCACGGCGGCGCGCCGGGGCAGGGGCGTGGAGCCCTTTGGGTGCGCGAGGTTTTGGCGGCGCATGGCATTGTCGGGGTCGCGCGGATTGAGCTTGTGGCGCAGCCGCGGGTGCTGGGCCATGTCTTCAATCCGGTCAGCTTTTGGCTGTGCCGTCGGGCGGATGATGCGCTGATCGCGGTGATCGCCGAGGTGACGAACACCTATGGCGACCGGCATTCCTATCTGTGCCATCATGCAGACCTACGCCCGATCGCGCCCGACGACAGGCTGAAGGCGGCAAAGCTCATGCATGTCTCCCCCTTCCAAGATGTCTCGGGTGGCTATGTCTTTCGTTTCGATATCACCTCTGAGCGGATCGGCATCTGGATCGATTTCTCGGATGGGGAGAACGGGTTGATTGCCACTTTGACCGGGCCGCGTGCGCCGCTGACCAATCGCGGTATCCTTTGGTCGCTGCTGCGCCGCCCTTTCGGTGCGCGACGGGTGCTGGCGCTGATCCATTGGCAGGCGTTGAAGCTTTGGCTGAAACGGGCGGGGTTTCGCGCCCGCCCCGAGGCGCCCAATATCGACGTATCCCGTGATGCGGCGCATGGCGCGGGTGGCCGATGA
- a CDS encoding MFS transporter gives MTGRAARLPAYALFAALLASAGLPIYIHAPKFYVDEYGVSLTALGSVLFGLRLLDVVQDPALGWLAQKLRDKRGTAVTVAGAVMALAMLGLFAMPAPVAPVLWFALMLTLVFSAFSFLTICFYAQGVAKADNLPGAGHLTLARWRETGALLGVCLASVAPLLLGVGLDRPFAGFAVGFAILALWATVAMRGEWRAAVLPMESGFGTVLRDAQARRLLLIALVNAAPVAVTSTLFLFYVELALEAPGWEGPLLLLFFLAAAAAAPLWGILAERHGPRRVLLVAMALGIASFGGALLLGPGDVALFALVCLASGAVLGADLTLLPAMFASRMAQISPSAAEGFGLWSFVSKLTLAFAAVALLPALERAGLQTAAGTSSETSISLLIWFYAGVPCVLKLLAIALLASAKDVETP, from the coding sequence ATGACAGGACGCGCGGCCCGGCTGCCCGCCTATGCGCTTTTCGCGGCATTGCTCGCGTCGGCGGGGCTGCCGATCTACATTCACGCGCCGAAGTTCTATGTCGATGAATACGGGGTCTCGCTGACGGCACTTGGGTCGGTGCTTTTTGGTTTGCGGCTGTTGGACGTGGTGCAGGACCCCGCCCTTGGTTGGTTGGCCCAAAAGCTGCGCGACAAGCGCGGCACTGCGGTGACGGTGGCAGGCGCGGTGATGGCGCTGGCGATGCTGGGGCTTTTTGCCATGCCCGCGCCGGTGGCGCCGGTGCTGTGGTTCGCGCTGATGCTGACGCTGGTGTTTTCCGCCTTCAGCTTTCTGACCATCTGTTTCTATGCACAAGGGGTTGCCAAGGCCGACAACCTGCCGGGCGCGGGGCATTTGACCCTTGCCCGCTGGCGCGAGACGGGCGCGCTTTTGGGGGTTTGTCTGGCCTCTGTCGCGCCTTTGCTACTGGGCGTCGGGCTGGATCGTCCCTTTGCCGGGTTTGCTGTTGGCTTTGCGATCTTGGCGCTTTGGGCCACGGTCGCCATGCGGGGCGAGTGGCGGGCGGCGGTGCTGCCGATGGAAAGTGGGTTCGGCACCGTGTTGCGCGATGCGCAGGCGCGGCGGCTGTTGTTGATCGCGCTGGTCAATGCCGCCCCGGTTGCCGTGACCTCGACCCTGTTTCTTTTCTACGTCGAACTGGCGCTTGAGGCGCCGGGGTGGGAGGGGCCGCTTTTGCTGCTGTTTTTCCTTGCAGCGGCAGCGGCGGCACCGCTTTGGGGGATCTTGGCAGAGCGGCACGGCCCGCGTCGGGTGCTGCTGGTCGCAATGGCTTTGGGCATCGCATCCTTCGGCGGGGCGCTGTTGCTGGGGCCGGGGGATGTTGCGCTTTTCGCCTTGGTCTGTCTGGCCTCAGGCGCGGTATTGGGCGCAGATTTGACCCTTTTGCCTGCCATGTTCGCCAGCCGCATGGCGCAGATTTCCCCCTCGGCTGCCGAAGGTTTTGGCCTCTGGTCCTTCGTCTCCAAATTGACCTTGGCTTTCGCGGCTGTTGCTCTACTTCCAGCTTTAGAACGCGCAGGGCTGCAGACCGCAGCGGGAACCAGTTCCGAAACATCCATATCCCTGTTGATCTGGTTCTATGCCGGTGTACCTTGCGTCTTGAAATTGCTGGCGATCGCTCTGCTCGCCAGTGCAAAAGACGTGGAGACACCGTGA
- a CDS encoding DUF3833 family protein, with protein sequence MTEPLIFIAVGLGLGLLLTFLRRRLGEFHGQSPSDYVDSFPVFDLRLHLRDEMICEGVIFGPLGRVTSSFTANFDVSWEGNVATVAETFRYNDGSRQEREWTVTLGENGNFTSTAPDVIGVGQGVQAGPTLQLRYRIRLPEELGSHVLKTVDWMYLTPDGTIVNRSQFRKFGIKVAELVATLRPAEER encoded by the coding sequence GTGACAGAGCCGTTGATCTTTATCGCTGTCGGGCTTGGCCTTGGTCTATTGCTCACTTTTTTGCGCCGCCGTTTGGGGGAGTTTCATGGCCAGTCGCCAAGCGACTATGTCGATTCTTTCCCCGTCTTCGACCTGCGGTTGCATCTGCGCGATGAAATGATTTGCGAAGGCGTGATTTTCGGCCCCCTAGGCCGGGTCACCAGCAGCTTCACGGCCAATTTCGACGTGTCTTGGGAGGGGAATGTGGCCACCGTGGCCGAAACCTTTCGCTATAACGACGGTTCGCGTCAGGAGCGCGAATGGACCGTCACATTGGGCGAGAACGGCAATTTCACCAGCACCGCCCCGGATGTGATCGGCGTGGGGCAGGGCGTTCAGGCTGGACCGACCTTGCAGCTGCGCTATCGTATCCGACTGCCCGAAGAACTGGGCAGTCATGTGCTGAAAACTGTCGATTGGATGTATCTCACCCCCGATGGCACCATCGTGAACCGCAGCCAGTTTCGGAAATTCGGGATCAAAGTAGCAGAATTGGTCGCCACGTTGCGACCGGCGGAGGAAAGATGA
- a CDS encoding SDR family NAD(P)-dependent oxidoreductase: MKDWQGKTYWLVGASDGLGAALAHQLSRTGVEVILSARSEDKLTELAQALPGRARVRVLDVTDDADVAQAAKDVGPIDGLVYLAGAYWPFAAQEWQAEHGVTMADVNFTGLMRVLGQVVPEMVARDHGHIVITSSLTAYRGLPGSIGYTASKAATLSLAESMHADLRKTGVQVQVINPGFIKTQLTDKNDFKMPFLMEPKDAARRVYEHMNGDSFKLDFPYGFSLLFRLGRFLPDWLYYRFFS; the protein is encoded by the coding sequence ATGAAAGACTGGCAAGGCAAGACCTATTGGCTGGTGGGCGCAAGCGACGGGCTTGGGGCGGCACTGGCACATCAGCTTAGCCGCACCGGGGTCGAGGTGATCCTCTCGGCCCGCTCCGAGGACAAGCTGACCGAGCTGGCGCAGGCCCTGCCGGGCCGGGCGCGGGTGCGGGTCTTGGATGTGACCGATGACGCGGATGTGGCGCAGGCGGCAAAGGATGTGGGGCCAATCGACGGGTTGGTTTATCTGGCGGGGGCCTATTGGCCCTTTGCTGCGCAGGAGTGGCAGGCCGAGCATGGTGTGACCATGGCCGATGTGAACTTCACCGGGTTGATGCGTGTCCTGGGACAAGTGGTGCCAGAGATGGTCGCGCGCGACCACGGGCATATCGTCATCACCTCCAGCCTGACCGCCTATCGCGGTTTGCCCGGCTCAATCGGCTATACGGCCTCCAAGGCGGCGACCCTGTCTTTGGCGGAATCGATGCACGCCGATCTGCGCAAGACCGGCGTACAGGTTCAGGTGATCAACCCCGGTTTCATCAAGACCCAGTTGACCGACAAAAACGATTTCAAAATGCCCTTTTTGATGGAGCCGAAAGACGCCGCGCGGCGGGTCTATGAGCATATGAACGGCGACAGTTTCAAACTGGATTTCCCTTACGGGTTTTCGCTGCTGTTCCGTTTGGGGCGGTTCTTGCCAGACTGGCTTTACTACCGGTTCTTTTCCTAA
- a CDS encoding saccharopine dehydrogenase, with amino-acid sequence MTHLWLRAEQRDNETRTGLTPEGAAALIATGMKVSVEDSDSRVIPTAAYAQAGCEIVPAHSWPDAPHDAVIFGLKELPEDGTPLPHVHIMFGHAYKGQSSGRTLLERFKAGGGTLLDLEYLTDDTGRRVAAFGYWAGFAGAAVSVKCRIAQLRGETCGPVQPYPDAEALKSALAEDLAQVDAGQDRALVIGALGRVGRGASDLCEALGIPVTGWDMPETAHGGPFPEILKHAYFFNCILAGPETPAFVRPDAPKAERALRVIGDIACDPDSAFNPVQVYDRATTWAEPALRVHDAPPLDVMAIDNLPSMLPRESSEDFAGQLLPTLRALPEAGNPVWQGARELFDQHVAEV; translated from the coding sequence ATGACCCATCTGTGGCTGCGCGCCGAACAGCGCGACAATGAGACCCGCACCGGGCTGACGCCCGAAGGGGCCGCCGCGCTGATCGCGACAGGCATGAAGGTGAGCGTCGAAGACAGCGACAGCCGCGTGATCCCCACCGCCGCCTATGCGCAAGCGGGCTGCGAGATCGTCCCCGCGCATAGCTGGCCTGACGCCCCGCACGATGCCGTGATCTTTGGCCTGAAGGAACTGCCCGAAGACGGGACGCCCCTGCCCCATGTCCACATCATGTTCGGCCACGCCTACAAGGGCCAATCCTCGGGGCGGACGCTGTTGGAACGGTTCAAGGCCGGTGGCGGCACCTTGCTGGATTTGGAATATTTGACCGATGATACTGGCCGCCGCGTTGCCGCCTTTGGCTATTGGGCGGGATTTGCCGGGGCTGCGGTGTCGGTCAAATGCCGCATCGCGCAGCTGCGCGGAGAGACTTGCGGCCCGGTGCAGCCCTACCCCGATGCCGAAGCCCTAAAATCGGCGCTGGCCGAAGACCTCGCGCAGGTCGATGCGGGCCAAGACCGCGCGCTGGTGATCGGCGCTTTGGGCCGCGTGGGGCGCGGGGCGAGCGATCTTTGCGAGGCTTTGGGCATTCCCGTCACCGGCTGGGATATGCCTGAGACCGCCCACGGCGGGCCATTCCCTGAGATCCTCAAGCATGCCTATTTCTTCAATTGCATCCTCGCAGGCCCCGAGACTCCGGCCTTCGTCCGCCCCGATGCCCCAAAGGCAGAGCGCGCGCTGCGGGTGATCGGCGACATCGCCTGCGACCCAGACAGCGCCTTCAACCCTGTGCAGGTCTATGACCGGGCGACCACTTGGGCGGAGCCAGCGCTGCGTGTGCATGACGCCCCGCCGCTGGATGTCATGGCCATCGACAACCTGCCCTCAATGCTGCCGCGCGAAAGCTCTGAGGATTTTGCAGGCCAGTTGCTACCGACCCTTCGGGCCTTGCCAGAGGCGGGAAATCCCGTCTGGCAAGGTGCGCGGGAGCTGTTTGACCAGCATGTCGCAGAGGTCTGA
- a CDS encoding glutathione S-transferase family protein, with protein sequence MLKLHYAPGTISVAVAIALEEAGLAYEPVKVDFAAAEQTGAPYLALNPKGRVPTLVTEAGSALTETGALLDYVAARAPDAALVPADPEAAAHMRGVMYYLASTMHVAHAHKMRGHRWADQQSSFDDMKAKVPQTMADCAAYVENHAFRGDYVAGDRLSLADPYLFVVSGWLEGDGVDRANFPQLKAFAARMEDRASVKAIREKGMLV encoded by the coding sequence ATGCTGAAACTCCACTACGCCCCCGGCACAATCTCAGTCGCCGTTGCCATTGCACTTGAAGAAGCGGGGCTGGCCTATGAGCCGGTGAAGGTCGATTTCGCCGCCGCCGAACAGACCGGCGCGCCCTATCTGGCGTTGAACCCAAAAGGCCGCGTGCCGACCCTCGTGACCGAAGCGGGCAGCGCCCTGACCGAGACCGGCGCGCTTTTGGACTATGTCGCCGCCCGTGCGCCCGATGCGGCGCTGGTCCCGGCTGACCCTGAGGCCGCGGCGCATATGCGCGGGGTGATGTACTACCTCGCCTCGACCATGCATGTGGCCCACGCGCATAAAATGCGCGGCCACCGCTGGGCCGACCAGCAATCGAGCTTTGACGACATGAAAGCCAAAGTGCCGCAGACCATGGCCGATTGCGCGGCCTATGTCGAAAACCACGCCTTCCGGGGCGATTACGTCGCGGGCGACAGGCTCTCGCTGGCCGATCCTTATCTCTTTGTCGTGTCGGGCTGGCTCGAGGGGGACGGGGTCGACCGCGCCAATTTCCCCCAGCTAAAGGCTTTCGCCGCCCGCATGGAGGACCGCGCCAGCGTGAAAGCCATCCGTGAAAAAGGAATGCTGGTATGA
- a CDS encoding histidine phosphatase family protein — protein sequence MSHITLIRHGQANSTAKDELSYDQLSPLGHEQAAWLGEHLRHSESHHTRLYTGTLTRHIETAEAMKTGLEPIRDARLNELEYFTLANLMEQQHKVPFPRAGEFVHHLPQVFDYWKAGKLADTPETYEHFETRVQSALAEIAEGEGPALVVTSGGLISLAMAQAMGVGIPAMARLALAIMHTSMHRLFPIGGHWSPVLFNAVPHLDRPDRRLAQTHI from the coding sequence ATGTCCCACATTACCCTGATCCGCCACGGCCAAGCCAATTCCACCGCCAAGGACGAGCTAAGCTATGACCAACTTAGCCCGCTTGGCCATGAGCAAGCCGCATGGTTGGGCGAGCATCTGCGTCACAGCGAAAGCCACCACACGCGGCTCTATACCGGCACCCTGACCCGCCATATCGAAACCGCCGAGGCGATGAAGACCGGGCTGGAACCCATCCGTGACGCCCGGTTGAATGAGCTGGAATATTTCACCCTTGCCAATCTGATGGAGCAACAGCACAAGGTGCCCTTCCCCCGCGCGGGCGAGTTTGTGCACCATCTGCCGCAGGTCTTCGACTATTGGAAAGCGGGCAAGCTTGCCGACACGCCCGAAACCTACGAGCACTTTGAGACCCGTGTTCAATCCGCGCTGGCCGAGATTGCCGAGGGCGAAGGCCCGGCGCTGGTGGTGACCTCGGGCGGGCTGATTTCTTTGGCGATGGCGCAGGCCATGGGCGTGGGCATTCCGGCGATGGCGCGCTTGGCGCTGGCGATCATGCATACTTCGATGCACCGGCTCTTTCCCATCGGCGGGCATTGGTCGCCCGTGCTGTTCAATGCCGTGCCGCATCTTGACCGTCCCGACCGCCGCCTTGCACAAACGCATATCTGA